In Gadus chalcogrammus isolate NIFS_2021 chromosome 11, NIFS_Gcha_1.0, whole genome shotgun sequence, a single window of DNA contains:
- the LOC130392621 gene encoding C-C chemokine receptor type 5-like — protein MNTNRTYDFSVRNTTEIFTDSVDRLNWTTEYVGTVEPSPYYYDYNDFLEEIVTCDYGRPATIYLPALYSLLFILGLSGNVLVVWVIVAGMRLRSMTDVCLLNLALADLLLLSSLPFLAHQARDNWIFGDATCKVVLGTYHVGYYSGIFFITLMSVDRYLMIVHAVFARKMRTRSFGVLAAVVTWVAGLLASFPEVGFLRAQRYNNTVFCAPSFEHTSEDDSSNWWMVFGLLKMNILGLAIPLVFMTFCYSQIVRTLLSSQKSRKQTIRMIALVVSVFFCCWLPFNVTCFFHALELMGSYSSCNSSRHIRMVLQVTEVIAYGHSCINPMLYVFVGKRFRTQLLKLIGRSPCIQRLRGFMSSEN, from the coding sequence GACCTATGATTTCTCCGTCAGGAATACAACTGAGATATTCACTGATTCAGTTGACAGATTGAACTGGACTACTGAATATGTCGGTACAGTTGAACCCTCCCCTTATTACTATGACTACAACGACTTTCTGGAAGAAATAGTAACGTGCGACTACGGGCGGCCCGCAACCATCTATCTACCGGCTCTGTACTCTCTCCTGTTCATCCTGGGCCTCTCAGGAAACGTCCTGGTGGTGTGGGTGATCGTGGCTGGCATGCGGCTCCGCAGCATGACCGACGTCTGCCTTCTCAACCTGGCCCTCGCCGACCTTCTGCTACTCAGTTCCCTTCCCTTCCTGGCCCACCAAGCCAGAGACAACTGGATCTTTGGGGACGCCACGTGCAAGGTGGTGTTGGGAACCTACCATGTTGGTTACTACTCTGGCATCTTTTTCATCACCCTCATGAGCGTCGACAGATACCTTATGATAGTGCACGCCGTTTTTGCCAGAAAGATGCGCACAAGGTCCTTTGGAGTATTGGCAGCCGTGGTGACATGGGTGGCTGGGCTGCTGGCCTCGTTCCCGGAGGTGGGCTTTCTACGAGCACAGCGGTATAACAACACAGTGTTCTGTGCCCCTTCATTTGAACATACCTCCGAAGACGATAGCAGCAACTGGTGGATGGTTTTCGGCCTGTTAAAAATGAACATCCTGGGCTTGGCAATTCCGTTGGTCTTCATGACCTTCTGCTACAGCCAGATCGTGCGGACGCTCCTGTCCAGCCAGAAGTCTAGGAAGCAGACAATTCGTATGATCGCGTTGGTGGTGTCTGTGTTCTTTTGCTGCTGGCTGCCCTTCAACGTCACGTGCTTCTTCCATGCCTTAGAGCTGATGGGCAGCTACTCATCGTGCAACAGCAGCCGTCACATACGGATGGTGTTGCAGGTGACGGAGGTGATCGCATACGGCCACAGCTGCATCAACCCCATGCTCTATGTGTTTGTCGGGAAAAGGTTCAGGACGCAGCTGCTCAAGCTGATAGGCAGATCCCCATGTATTCAAAGGCTCAGGGGCTTCATGTCTTCAGAGAACTAG